One window from the genome of Vibrio vulnificus NBRC 15645 = ATCC 27562 encodes:
- a CDS encoding 2Fe-2S iron-sulfur cluster-binding protein, with translation MSHMVRLLPMDISFVVREGETVLDAALNNNIAFPSRCQMGSCAMCMCRKVSGEIRYQLEPLLTEQEQRQGWIFPCLAYTESNLELTFAEE, from the coding sequence ATGAGCCATATGGTACGCCTTCTTCCTATGGATATCTCTTTTGTTGTCAGAGAAGGTGAAACGGTTTTGGACGCTGCGCTCAACAATAACATTGCGTTTCCAAGCCGTTGCCAAATGGGCTCATGTGCAATGTGCATGTGCCGGAAAGTCTCTGGAGAGATCCGTTATCAACTAGAGCCACTATTAACTGAACAAGAACAACGACAAGGCTGGATATTTCCTTGTCTGGCCTATACAGAAAGTAATTTAGAACTTACCTTCGCCGAAGAGTAA
- the ubiD gene encoding 4-hydroxy-3-polyprenylbenzoate decarboxylase translates to MSFKDLRDFLNHLEKKGQLKRITHPVDPAYEMTEISDRTLRAGGPALLFENPIGYDIPVLTNLFGTAERVAMGMGREQVKELREVGQWLAYLKEPEPPKGFKDALDKLPVFKQVLNMPVKRLRKAACQEVVWQGEEVDLDKIPVMSCWQDDVAPLLTWGLTITRGPNKKRQNLGIYRQQKIAKNKIIMRWLAHRGGALDLRDWMEKYPGKPFPVSVAFGADPATILGAVTPVPDTLSEYAFAGLLRGSKTEVVKSVSNDLEIPASAEIVLEGYIDPNEYADEGPYGDHTGYYNEKEKHHVFTITHITMRKEPIYHSTYTGRPPDEPAVLGGALNEVFVPILQKQFPEIEDFYLPPEGCSYRMAVVTMKKQYPGHAKRVMMGVWSFLRQFMYTKYVVVCDESVNARDWDDVVKAMTNNMNPILDSLFIESTPIDSLDFASPVAGLGSKMGLDATIKWEVELALQGATVATEFVSQIGIDVNALKAVHPLISDVYVPAVASGQFMVIKINKTHAGQCKEVVESLWQVEYVKQSNKFIVVCDDDVKADDWHDIIWAITTRMDPSRDTLKLESSEGCCAKLIFDATNKYPEEITREWGKPIKKDPKLVAKVDALWQEFGIL, encoded by the coding sequence ATGAGTTTTAAGGATTTACGCGATTTCCTCAATCACCTAGAGAAGAAAGGGCAATTAAAGCGCATTACTCACCCAGTTGATCCCGCTTATGAAATGACCGAGATCAGCGATCGAACACTGCGAGCGGGTGGTCCGGCTTTACTGTTCGAAAACCCAATTGGTTACGATATCCCAGTGTTGACAAACTTATTTGGTACCGCTGAGCGCGTTGCGATGGGGATGGGAAGAGAACAAGTTAAAGAATTGCGTGAGGTGGGTCAGTGGCTTGCTTATCTCAAAGAGCCTGAGCCACCTAAAGGTTTTAAAGACGCTTTAGATAAGTTGCCAGTGTTCAAGCAAGTTTTAAACATGCCTGTGAAACGTCTGCGTAAAGCCGCATGCCAAGAAGTAGTTTGGCAAGGTGAAGAAGTGGATCTGGACAAGATTCCCGTGATGAGCTGTTGGCAAGATGATGTTGCGCCACTGCTAACTTGGGGATTAACCATTACGCGAGGCCCCAACAAAAAACGCCAAAATTTGGGGATCTACCGTCAACAGAAAATCGCGAAAAACAAAATCATCATGCGTTGGCTAGCACACCGAGGTGGGGCTCTGGATTTGCGTGACTGGATGGAAAAGTACCCCGGAAAACCATTTCCTGTTTCCGTCGCTTTTGGTGCGGACCCTGCGACTATTTTAGGTGCAGTGACACCAGTACCGGATACGCTTTCGGAATATGCGTTTGCAGGCCTCTTGCGTGGCAGTAAAACCGAAGTGGTTAAGTCCGTCAGCAATGATCTCGAAATTCCTGCGAGTGCAGAAATCGTCCTCGAAGGCTATATCGATCCGAACGAGTATGCCGATGAGGGGCCTTATGGTGACCATACTGGCTATTACAATGAAAAGGAAAAACACCACGTTTTTACCATTACGCATATTACCATGCGTAAAGAGCCCATCTATCATAGTACTTACACCGGTCGTCCACCTGATGAACCCGCAGTATTAGGGGGGGCCCTCAACGAAGTTTTCGTGCCAATCTTGCAAAAGCAGTTCCCTGAAATAGAAGATTTCTATCTGCCACCGGAAGGTTGCTCTTACCGAATGGCTGTCGTGACCATGAAAAAGCAGTACCCAGGCCATGCGAAGCGCGTGATGATGGGTGTTTGGTCTTTCTTGCGTCAGTTTATGTACACCAAATATGTAGTGGTGTGTGATGAATCAGTGAATGCGCGTGATTGGGACGATGTCGTTAAGGCAATGACGAACAATATGAACCCGATACTCGACTCTCTATTTATTGAGAGCACGCCGATAGATTCACTCGATTTTGCCTCACCTGTCGCTGGGTTAGGTTCGAAGATGGGCCTAGATGCCACCATAAAATGGGAGGTGGAGCTTGCATTGCAGGGGGCGACGGTGGCCACAGAGTTTGTATCGCAGATAGGTATCGATGTGAATGCACTTAAAGCGGTCCACCCTTTAATATCTGATGTCTATGTGCCAGCAGTGGCGAGCGGTCAGTTTATGGTGATTAAAATCAATAAAACCCATGCTGGGCAATGCAAAGAAGTTGTAGAAAGCTTATGGCAAGTAGAGTACGTCAAACAGAGCAATAAGTTTATCGTTGTGTGTGATGACGATGTCAAAGCCGATGACTGGCATGACATCATTTGGGCGATCACTACGCGGATGGATCCATCACGCGACACCTTGAAGTTAGAGAGTAGTGAGGGTTGCTGTGCCAAATTGATTTTTGATGCAACCAATAAGTACCCTGAAGAAATCACGAGAGAATGGGGTAAACCGATTAAAAAAGATCCTAAACTTGTGGCTAAAGTCGATGCGCTTTGGCAGGAGTTCGGTATCCTATGA
- the fre gene encoding NAD(P)H-flavin reductase has protein sequence MTIQCKVKSIKPLASNTYQILLHPENPVSFKAGQYLMVVMGEKDKRPFSIASSPCRHQGELELHIGAAEHNAYALEVVEVMQNALDNDSYIDIDAPHGDAWIREESERPMLLIAGGTGFSYVRSILDHCIAQNKPNPIYLYWGARDYSQLYASEELALIANQSANVHFIPVVEESPASWQGKVGNVLQAIHEDFSSLENYDIYIAGRFEMAGLAREQFTQQKQAKRERMFADAYAFI, from the coding sequence ATGACAATTCAATGTAAAGTAAAGTCGATTAAGCCACTAGCCAGCAACACTTACCAGATCCTATTGCATCCTGAAAACCCAGTCTCCTTCAAGGCAGGTCAATATCTCATGGTGGTGATGGGTGAGAAAGACAAGCGCCCATTTTCCATTGCCAGTAGCCCTTGTCGTCATCAAGGGGAGTTAGAGTTACACATCGGTGCTGCCGAGCATAATGCCTATGCACTTGAAGTGGTGGAAGTGATGCAAAATGCATTGGATAACGATAGCTATATTGATATCGACGCCCCGCATGGCGATGCGTGGATTCGTGAAGAGAGCGAAAGACCGATGTTACTTATTGCGGGTGGAACGGGTTTTAGTTATGTACGTTCTATTCTCGATCACTGCATCGCGCAGAATAAGCCAAACCCAATTTATCTTTACTGGGGTGCTAGGGATTATTCACAACTTTACGCGAGCGAAGAGTTGGCTTTGATTGCCAATCAAAGTGCGAATGTGCATTTTATTCCCGTCGTGGAAGAGTCTCCTGCGAGTTGGCAGGGAAAAGTGGGTAATGTATTACAAGCCATCCACGAGGATTTTAGTAGTTTGGAGAACTATGACATTTACATCGCTGGTCGATTTGAGATGGCTGGCTTAGCAAGAGAGCAATTTACACAGCAAAAACAAGCTAAACGTGAAAGAATGTTTGCTGATGCATACGCCTTTATTTAA
- a CDS encoding DMT family transporter, with amino-acid sequence MNERRALGFGLSAVLLWSTVATAFKLTLAEFSPIQMLTVASVVSAMALLTICALQGKLTQISTTFLSNPWYYLLLGLINPLAYYLILFKAYDLLPASQAQAINYSWAITLTLMAAVFLGQKIRKQDWVACVFSYVGVIVIATKGDLLGLSFESPVGVALALTSTLLWAGYWILNTKNQADPIVGVLLGFLVAIPFAIALTAIEGQSWGQISTQGWLAVTYVGLFEMGVTFVLWLSALKLTNNTARISNLIFASPFISLMLLSSIIGEEIHPTTLIGLMLIIAGLVIQQIKWGKKKLTAADRS; translated from the coding sequence ATGAACGAGCGTCGCGCCCTAGGATTCGGGCTTTCTGCTGTATTGTTATGGTCTACTGTAGCGACCGCCTTTAAACTTACGCTCGCTGAGTTTAGCCCTATCCAAATGCTCACCGTGGCCAGTGTTGTTTCTGCAATGGCCCTTCTCACGATTTGTGCCCTACAAGGAAAACTGACACAAATCAGTACTACTTTCTTATCAAATCCTTGGTATTACTTACTACTAGGGCTGATCAACCCATTAGCCTACTACCTCATTTTATTTAAAGCCTACGATCTGTTACCTGCCTCTCAGGCACAAGCGATCAACTATAGCTGGGCCATCACACTGACACTAATGGCTGCCGTGTTTCTTGGGCAGAAAATTCGTAAGCAAGATTGGGTTGCCTGTGTATTCAGCTACGTTGGCGTGATTGTCATTGCCACAAAGGGCGATTTATTAGGGCTATCATTTGAAAGCCCTGTGGGCGTAGCGCTAGCACTCACGTCGACTTTACTTTGGGCTGGGTACTGGATCCTTAATACTAAAAACCAAGCCGATCCTATTGTTGGTGTCTTGCTTGGTTTCTTAGTCGCTATTCCTTTTGCCATTGCTTTAACGGCCATCGAAGGCCAGTCATGGGGGCAGATTTCGACGCAGGGCTGGCTTGCTGTCACTTATGTTGGCCTGTTTGAAATGGGAGTGACTTTTGTCCTATGGCTATCTGCACTGAAGCTAACCAATAACACGGCAAGGATCAGCAACCTCATTTTCGCCTCACCTTTTATCTCTCTCATGCTACTTTCCTCCATAATTGGTGAGGAAATTCACCCTACAACCCTCATTGGCTTGATGCTCATTATTGCAGGACTCGTTATTCAGCAGATCAAATGGGGTAAAAAAAAGCTCACTGCCGCGGATCGCTCTTAA
- the rho gene encoding transcription termination factor Rho, which yields MNLTELKNKPVSDLVKLGESLGLENLARLRKQDIIFAILKAHAKGGEDIFGDGVLEILQDGFGFLRSADSSYLAGPDDIYVSPSQIRRFNLRTGDSIAGKIRPPKDGERYFALLKVNTVNDDRPDNARNKILFENLTPLHANERMVMERGNGSTEDITARVLDLASPIGKGQRGLIVAPPKAGKTMLLQNIAQSITYNHPECVLMVLLIDERPEEVTEMQRLVKGEVVASTFDEPASRHVQVAEMVIEKAKRLVEHKKDVVILLDSITRLARAYNTVVPSSGKVLTGGVDANALHRPKRFFGAARNVEEGGSLTIIATALVDTGSKMDEVIYEEFKGTGNMELHLNRKIAEKRVFPAIDFNRSGTRREELLTKSDELQKMWILRKIVHPMGETDAMEFLIDKLAMTKTNDEFFDAMRRQ from the coding sequence GTTTGCGTAAACAAGACATCATCTTCGCCATCCTCAAAGCGCACGCAAAAGGCGGCGAAGACATCTTTGGCGACGGGGTTCTGGAAATTCTGCAAGACGGTTTTGGTTTCCTACGTAGTGCAGACAGTTCGTACCTAGCTGGTCCGGACGATATCTACGTATCACCAAGCCAAATTCGTCGTTTCAACCTACGTACTGGTGACTCGATTGCAGGGAAAATTCGCCCGCCTAAAGATGGCGAACGCTACTTTGCTCTGTTGAAAGTCAACACGGTTAACGATGATAGACCAGACAACGCTCGTAACAAGATCCTATTTGAGAACTTGACGCCGCTGCACGCGAATGAGCGTATGGTGATGGAGCGTGGTAATGGTTCGACAGAAGACATCACAGCACGTGTATTGGATTTGGCGTCGCCGATCGGTAAAGGCCAACGTGGTTTGATTGTTGCTCCGCCAAAAGCGGGTAAAACCATGCTGCTACAAAACATCGCTCAGAGCATCACTTACAACCACCCAGAGTGTGTGTTGATGGTTCTACTGATTGATGAACGTCCAGAAGAAGTGACTGAGATGCAGCGTCTAGTGAAAGGTGAAGTGGTTGCTTCTACTTTTGATGAACCAGCCTCTCGCCACGTTCAAGTTGCTGAAATGGTCATCGAGAAAGCGAAGCGTCTCGTTGAACACAAGAAAGATGTTGTGATTCTACTTGACTCGATCACTCGTCTTGCTCGCGCATACAACACCGTCGTTCCTTCATCAGGCAAAGTACTGACAGGTGGTGTGGACGCAAACGCACTACACCGTCCAAAACGTTTCTTCGGTGCGGCGCGTAATGTTGAGGAAGGTGGTAGCTTAACCATTATCGCGACTGCGTTAGTTGATACCGGTTCTAAGATGGACGAAGTGATCTACGAAGAGTTCAAGGGTACCGGTAACATGGAACTGCATTTGAACCGTAAGATCGCGGAAAAACGTGTATTCCCTGCGATTGACTTCAACCGCTCTGGTACTCGTCGTGAAGAGTTGCTGACGAAGTCAGATGAACTACAGAAGATGTGGATTTTGCGTAAGATAGTTCATCCTATGGGAGAAACGGACGCGATGGAATTCCTCATCGACAAGCTTGCGATGACGAAAACCAATGATGAGTTTTTTGACGCAATGCGCCGTCAATAA
- a CDS encoding HDOD domain-containing protein, whose translation MSQEALISRLNELPRIESVLQELLEMVNRDNFDFSELSKKLAMDQVLSARLLRMANSAHFAGNKPLSNLNEAVIRVGSGAVRTLVSSSILYSAFPKIETLNIKDYWANTFEVAMIASKLADQAKLDANEVFTTGVLHNIGELMIHSLVPEQAIEISNKIAEGQSSLSAQREVLGTDATELGAKLAEAWKFPPEMKDAIENINHPGKAKIAKRLACLLYLARDINKRWDSMLEEEEKQHYLAEHPAAAALGITPGRAFVIDQIRGQGSEMAYNMFS comes from the coding sequence ATGTCCCAAGAAGCTCTGATTTCACGTCTCAACGAATTACCTCGGATTGAGAGTGTGCTGCAAGAATTACTTGAGATGGTCAATCGAGATAATTTTGATTTTTCTGAGCTATCAAAAAAATTGGCGATGGATCAGGTACTCAGTGCCCGATTACTCAGAATGGCTAACTCGGCACATTTTGCCGGTAACAAACCTCTTTCCAACCTCAATGAAGCGGTTATTCGTGTTGGGAGTGGGGCTGTTCGTACTCTTGTTTCTTCTTCAATTCTCTACAGCGCGTTCCCCAAAATTGAAACATTGAATATCAAGGATTATTGGGCCAATACCTTTGAAGTTGCGATGATTGCGAGCAAATTAGCAGATCAAGCGAAGTTGGATGCCAATGAAGTCTTTACCACGGGTGTACTGCACAATATTGGAGAGTTGATGATTCACTCTTTGGTGCCTGAACAGGCGATAGAAATCAGCAATAAAATCGCTGAAGGGCAGTCCTCGTTAAGTGCACAAAGAGAGGTATTAGGCACGGATGCGACGGAACTTGGGGCGAAGCTAGCTGAAGCTTGGAAGTTTCCGCCAGAAATGAAAGATGCTATTGAAAACATCAATCATCCTGGCAAGGCTAAAATAGCCAAACGGTTAGCTTGCTTGCTCTACTTAGCAAGAGACATCAATAAGCGCTGGGATTCGATGTTAGAGGAAGAGGAAAAGCAACATTACTTGGCTGAACATCCTGCGGCAGCGGCGCTGGGCATTACTCCCGGACGTGCCTTTGTGATCGATCAAATCAGAGGGCAAGGAAGTGAAATGGCTTACAACATGTTTAGTTAG